In Bacillus cereus ATCC 14579, a single window of DNA contains:
- the gerE gene encoding spore germination transcription factor GerE — MKEKAYQSKPLLTKREREVFELLVQDKTTKEIAGELFISEKTVRNHISNAMQKLGVKGRSQAVVELLRMGELEL, encoded by the coding sequence TTGAAGGAAAAAGCGTATCAATCTAAACCTTTACTCACAAAGAGAGAGAGAGAAGTATTTGAATTGCTGGTTCAAGATAAAACAACGAAGGAAATTGCAGGTGAACTTTTTATAAGTGAAAAGACAGTTCGCAACCACATCTCAAACGCAATGCAAAAGCTAGGGGTTAAAGGACGTTCACAAGCAGTTGTGGAGCTTCTTCGTATGGGAGAGCTCGAATTATAA
- a CDS encoding type 1 glutamine amidotransferase domain-containing protein produces MKRKMLVVLTSVEKYPNLNRATGLWLGEAVHFVKKVEEAGYEVDYVSPQGGYTPIDPHSLAMAESIDWEWYQKKEFMNRLGSTMKPSEVNPEDYAVIYYAGGHGVIWDFPENKELQNISRNIYENGGIVSSVCHGAAGLFHITLSNGDRLISGKKVTGFSNEEEKLAELDQFVPFLTEDELIKNGGLYEKAAQPWEAYALEDNRVITGQNPASGGLFSELVLKQLQK; encoded by the coding sequence ATGAAGAGAAAAATGTTAGTTGTATTAACAAGCGTAGAAAAATACCCAAATTTAAATAGGGCTACCGGACTTTGGCTTGGTGAAGCTGTACATTTCGTAAAAAAAGTAGAAGAAGCTGGTTACGAAGTTGATTACGTCAGTCCACAAGGCGGTTATACACCAATTGATCCACATAGTTTAGCAATGGCGGAGAGTATCGATTGGGAATGGTATCAAAAGAAAGAGTTTATGAATCGCCTCGGTTCTACAATGAAACCAAGTGAAGTGAATCCAGAAGACTACGCTGTTATTTATTACGCAGGTGGCCACGGGGTTATTTGGGACTTCCCAGAAAATAAAGAACTTCAAAATATTAGCCGCAATATTTATGAAAACGGCGGAATTGTTTCTTCGGTTTGTCATGGAGCTGCTGGTTTATTTCATATTACATTAAGCAATGGGGATCGTTTAATTAGCGGTAAGAAGGTAACAGGCTTTTCAAATGAAGAAGAAAAATTAGCTGAATTAGATCAATTCGTTCCATTTTTAACAGAAGATGAACTCATTAAAAATGGAGGACTTTACGAAAAAGCCGCGCAACCGTGGGAAGCTTATGCTCTAGAAGATAATCGTGTTATCACTGGTCAAAATCCAGCTTCAGGTGGTCTATTTTCCGAATTAGTATTAAAACAGTTGCAAAAATAA
- a CDS encoding TetR/AcrR family transcriptional regulator, protein MRKVACANTYINKIKPIIRKTSFSQLKIDEIAKYMDISKATLYKRFSSKDEIIEVVVEDFMNYLLEGDADNQDESMSFTERFQKTFIHSLKCVTYISDVFLQDLKEAYPHLSDQLVAAQQNRNHNLQMFFEAGMEQGYFNKMNAQLFMVQDDVMLRRIIDHSFCIQYDITLKKAILDFYQLKKYQLFKPEYIEAIDDSEIEKEVIAILQMIS, encoded by the coding sequence ATGAGAAAAGTCGCATGTGCAAATACTTATATTAATAAAATAAAGCCCATTATTAGAAAGACAAGTTTTAGCCAATTGAAAATAGATGAAATTGCGAAATATATGGATATTAGTAAAGCTACTTTATATAAACGTTTTTCTTCGAAAGATGAAATTATTGAGGTGGTAGTAGAGGATTTCATGAACTATCTACTCGAAGGTGATGCGGATAATCAAGATGAAAGTATGTCATTTACAGAACGTTTCCAAAAGACGTTTATCCATTCTTTAAAATGTGTGACATATATTTCGGATGTTTTTTTGCAAGATTTGAAAGAAGCATATCCACATTTGTCGGATCAATTAGTCGCTGCCCAACAAAATCGTAACCATAATTTGCAAATGTTTTTTGAAGCGGGTATGGAACAAGGTTATTTTAATAAAATGAATGCACAATTATTTATGGTACAAGATGATGTGATGTTAAGACGTATTATAGATCATTCTTTTTGTATTCAGTACGATATTACGTTAAAGAAAGCGATACTTGATTTTTATCAATTAAAGAAGTATCAACTTTTTAAACCAGAGTATATAGAAGCAATTGATGATTCTGAAATTGAAAAAGAAGTTATTGCTATTTTGCAAATGATTTCGTAA
- a CDS encoding MFS transporter, with translation MGKDIRNHSKWFVFTLCFIVLLGPMNAVLFNVALEDIANDLSISQSKVSWVVVGYSLVVGIGSIIYGKLADRYSVKRLLIISIIIFVAGSIVGFVNQSYEIIIFARLVQASGGAAFIALSMIAVAKLVAPAKKPGALAMISSSIALAVGIGPLVGGAITNTLGWPYLFLFMVISMIGIFLLVKFMPEEARHTDEVFRFDFIGAVLLFVLITTILLGVNINSWLFVLSVVFLFLFKAHMKRTESPFIDIELFTNKPLLRLIAVGFIINVALCASLLLLPLLLGRGHGLSPFVIGIVLFIASLFGIVSSFITGKIIPSFGNVKMMYVASVVMIIGFLILGIIPDGNLLFILFAVILTFMSYSAIQVSLNTFIPKTLNPAKVGVGLGLYNLINFFGMAFGPAVASKIMESTNSYRLNFILIVILIAAHFFLLMGMSSFQKKMEQ, from the coding sequence ATGGGGAAAGATATAAGAAACCATTCGAAATGGTTTGTTTTTACATTATGTTTTATTGTTTTGTTAGGACCGATGAACGCTGTGTTATTTAATGTAGCGCTAGAGGATATTGCCAATGATTTATCAATTAGTCAATCGAAAGTAAGCTGGGTTGTAGTAGGGTATTCCTTAGTTGTCGGTATTGGTTCGATAATATATGGAAAGCTGGCTGATCGTTACAGTGTAAAAAGACTATTAATTATTTCTATTATCATATTTGTAGCTGGTTCTATTGTTGGATTTGTGAATCAATCTTATGAAATTATCATTTTCGCAAGGTTAGTGCAGGCGAGCGGCGGAGCAGCGTTTATTGCGCTTAGTATGATTGCGGTGGCGAAATTAGTTGCTCCAGCTAAAAAACCAGGTGCGTTAGCAATGATTAGTTCTTCTATTGCATTAGCGGTTGGTATTGGACCTTTAGTAGGTGGGGCAATTACAAATACGTTAGGGTGGCCGTATTTATTTTTATTTATGGTTATTTCAATGATTGGTATTTTCTTACTCGTAAAATTTATGCCAGAAGAGGCGCGACATACAGATGAAGTGTTTCGCTTTGATTTCATTGGAGCAGTTTTATTATTTGTATTGATTACGACCATTTTATTAGGAGTTAATATTAATAGTTGGCTTTTTGTGTTATCTGTTGTTTTTCTATTTTTATTTAAGGCTCATATGAAGAGAACGGAGTCGCCGTTTATTGATATTGAGTTATTTACAAATAAACCATTACTTCGTTTAATAGCGGTCGGATTTATCATTAATGTGGCGTTATGTGCCAGTTTATTATTATTACCATTACTGTTAGGAAGAGGACATGGATTGTCTCCATTCGTTATTGGAATTGTATTGTTTATTGCATCTCTCTTTGGTATTGTATCTAGTTTTATTACCGGAAAGATTATTCCTTCGTTTGGGAATGTGAAGATGATGTATGTAGCTTCTGTAGTTATGATCATTGGCTTTTTAATTTTAGGGATTATTCCGGACGGGAACTTACTCTTTATTTTATTTGCGGTTATTTTAACATTTATGAGTTATTCGGCAATTCAAGTATCATTAAACACATTTATCCCGAAAACATTAAATCCAGCTAAAGTTGGAGTCGGTCTTGGTTTATATAATTTAATTAACTTTTTCGGTATGGCATTTGGACCAGCTGTAGCGAGCAAAATTATGGAATCTACAAATAGTTATCGATTGAATTTTATTTTGATCGTCATTTTAATTGCTGCTCATTTCTTCTTATTAATGGGAATGTCTTCTTTTCAAAAAAAGATGGAGCAATGA
- the rph gene encoding ribonuclease PH, which yields MRVDGREKTELRHIHIHTNYLKHPEGSVLIEVGDTKVICSATIEERVPPFMRGEGKGWVTAEYAMIPRATEQRTIRESSKGKVTGRTMEIQRLIGRALRAVVDLEALGERTVWIDCDVIQADGGTRTASITGAYVAMVLAFEKLLQAEKVSKIPVKDYLAATSVGIVEEQGVVLDLNYAEDSKADVDMNVIMTGKGQFVEVQGTGEEATFSRAQLNELLDAAEQGIFQLIDMQKEALGDIVSHIE from the coding sequence ATGCGAGTAGATGGTAGAGAGAAAACAGAATTACGCCATATACATATTCATACGAATTATTTAAAACATCCAGAGGGATCTGTATTAATTGAAGTTGGGGATACAAAGGTGATTTGCTCAGCAACAATTGAAGAGCGTGTACCACCGTTTATGCGTGGAGAAGGAAAAGGATGGGTAACAGCTGAATACGCGATGATTCCGCGTGCAACAGAACAACGTACGATTAGGGAGTCAAGCAAAGGGAAAGTAACAGGGCGTACAATGGAAATCCAGCGCTTAATTGGACGAGCATTACGTGCGGTAGTTGATTTAGAAGCGCTTGGCGAGAGAACAGTTTGGATTGACTGTGATGTCATCCAAGCAGATGGTGGAACGAGAACAGCTTCTATTACAGGTGCATACGTAGCGATGGTATTAGCGTTTGAGAAGTTATTACAAGCAGAAAAAGTATCTAAAATTCCAGTAAAAGATTATTTAGCAGCAACGTCAGTAGGGATTGTTGAAGAGCAAGGTGTTGTTTTAGATTTAAACTATGCAGAAGATTCTAAAGCAGACGTTGATATGAATGTAATTATGACTGGAAAAGGTCAGTTTGTTGAAGTGCAAGGAACTGGAGAAGAAGCGACGTTTAGTAGAGCGCAGTTAAATGAATTACTTGATGCAGCAGAACAAGGCATTTTCCAACTGATTGATATGCAAAAAGAAGCGTTAGGTGACATCGTATCTCATATAGAGTAG
- a CDS encoding purine/pyrimidine permease translates to MKKLDNQHNQNHIMGTLQWFIFLLANSIALPIVVGGLFHLTTEEIFYLMQRTFFVVGISSFLQGWLGHRLPIADGPAGSWVGVFTVLAYATAGQDQLHSTLQILELGMIISGIILIGLGVTGFIGRILFLFTPLVTGTFLLLLCLQLSGVFLKGMLGITATISQIDGFTAMIAFSIFLFVIILSNFGKGFVKSYAVLIGLISGWIIFLIAGKVTIPSQVTHFVQLPHIFAWGLPKWNTGMAVSSFVMVCILVSNTVAAIIAINQATIHKATIEQKQLKDGTWVGGISHIISSVFSTVGVVPLPATAGFIRLTKQKYIRSFLMACALLVVMSLFPSIIRYLASLPSAVASAVLMASFVQLIGIGFNNIKQVPMSERNVTILGVAVLFGSGVMFLPSGALQSLPSVMQYIFGNGLFVGTVVSILLEQIWRVGK, encoded by the coding sequence ATGAAAAAATTGGACAATCAACATAACCAAAATCATATTATGGGAACTTTACAATGGTTTATATTTTTATTAGCAAATTCAATCGCACTACCAATTGTCGTTGGCGGATTATTTCATCTTACGACGGAAGAAATATTTTATTTAATGCAGCGTACGTTTTTTGTAGTTGGTATATCTTCTTTTTTACAAGGATGGCTTGGGCATAGACTACCAATTGCGGATGGGCCGGCTGGATCTTGGGTTGGTGTATTTACCGTACTTGCTTATGCAACGGCCGGACAAGATCAATTACATAGTACACTGCAAATTTTAGAATTAGGAATGATAATCTCCGGTATTATTTTAATAGGATTAGGAGTAACTGGTTTTATAGGACGTATTTTATTTTTATTTACGCCGCTTGTGACAGGGACGTTTTTACTTTTATTATGTTTACAATTAAGTGGTGTGTTTTTAAAAGGAATGTTAGGAATTACAGCTACTATTTCTCAAATCGACGGATTTACAGCAATGATCGCGTTTAGTATATTTCTGTTCGTTATTATACTATCTAATTTTGGAAAAGGCTTTGTCAAAAGTTATGCAGTTTTAATAGGATTAATTAGTGGGTGGATTATTTTTCTCATTGCAGGAAAAGTGACAATCCCATCTCAAGTAACTCATTTTGTGCAACTTCCACATATATTTGCTTGGGGGCTTCCAAAATGGAATACAGGTATGGCTGTATCAAGTTTTGTTATGGTATGTATTTTAGTTTCGAATACAGTGGCAGCTATTATAGCAATTAATCAAGCAACTATTCATAAAGCGACTATTGAACAAAAACAGTTGAAAGATGGAACATGGGTTGGGGGGATTTCGCATATCATCTCTTCTGTATTTTCAACTGTAGGTGTCGTTCCGTTACCAGCAACGGCAGGATTTATACGTTTAACAAAACAAAAATATATCCGATCGTTCTTAATGGCATGTGCGTTACTAGTCGTAATGTCTCTTTTTCCAAGTATTATTCGTTACTTAGCATCTTTACCATCAGCTGTCGCATCGGCTGTTTTAATGGCTTCGTTCGTACAGTTAATTGGAATTGGATTTAATAATATAAAACAAGTGCCGATGAGTGAAAGGAATGTAACGATTTTAGGCGTTGCAGTATTATTTGGCAGCGGCGTTATGTTTTTACCGTCTGGAGCACTCCAATCCTTGCCGTCTGTTATGCAATATATATTCGGTAATGGCTTATTTGTAGGTACGGTTGTAAGTATATTGCTAGAACAAATATGGCGCGTTGGAAAGTAA
- the racE gene encoding glutamate racemase produces MKLNRAIGVIDSGVGGLTVAKELIRQLPKERIIYLGDTARCPYGPRSREEVRQFTWEMTEHLLDLNIKMLVIACNTATAVVLEEMQKQLPIPVVGVIHPGSRTALKVTNTYHVGIIGTIGTVKSGAYEEALKSINNRVMVESLACPPFVELVESGNFESEMAYEVVRETLQPLKSTDIDTLILGCTHYPILGPVIKKVMGDKVQLISSGDETAREVSTILYHSKMLNEGEEQSDHLFLTTGKIGLFKEIASKWFGQPIENVKHIHLEKE; encoded by the coding sequence ATGAAGTTGAATAGAGCAATCGGTGTTATCGATTCAGGAGTTGGCGGTTTAACAGTAGCGAAGGAATTAATTCGTCAGTTGCCGAAAGAGCGTATCATATATTTAGGAGATACAGCACGTTGTCCTTATGGTCCACGTTCTCGAGAAGAAGTACGTCAATTTACGTGGGAAATGACAGAGCATTTACTAGACTTAAATATTAAAATGTTAGTTATTGCGTGTAATACAGCAACTGCAGTTGTATTAGAAGAGATGCAAAAACAATTACCAATTCCAGTAGTAGGAGTTATTCACCCAGGATCACGTACAGCTTTAAAAGTGACAAACACGTATCACGTTGGGATTATTGGAACGATTGGAACGGTGAAAAGTGGTGCATACGAAGAGGCGTTAAAGTCTATTAATAACCGTGTTATGGTAGAAAGTTTAGCTTGTCCACCTTTCGTTGAACTTGTAGAGAGTGGGAATTTCGAAAGTGAAATGGCGTATGAAGTTGTAAGAGAAACGTTGCAACCACTGAAAAGTACCGATATTGATACACTTATATTAGGGTGTACACATTATCCGATTTTAGGACCTGTTATTAAAAAAGTAATGGGAGATAAAGTGCAACTAATTAGTTCTGGTGATGAAACAGCACGTGAAGTAAGTACAATCTTATATCATAGTAAAATGTTGAATGAAGGAGAAGAACAAAGCGATCATCTCTTCTTAACAACAGGAAAAATAGGCTTGTTTAAAGAAATTGCATCAAAATGGTTCGGTCAACCGATTGAAAATGTGAAGCATATTCATTTAGAAAAAGAATAA
- a CDS encoding amidohydrolase family protein, giving the protein MTVYWLTNVMLESGYTYEEERISQTETELCSLLIEDGRIKKIIKGIVQEEDIVTFDAKNLLMLPAFKEMHIHIDKTYYSGPWKACMPAESIFTRFNEEEKILPKQLATAQNRAENMLELLLQNGATNIRTHCNVDPIIGLGNLEATLAALETYKNRVSSRIVAFPQHGLLRSNSVQLVKDAMRMGANLVGGVDPATVDNDIEKSLHTIMDIAVEFNADVDIHLHDANNLGTFTMKRLASLTEEAGWQGRVTISHALGLGGVTDKEAEEVAERLANVNIDITSTVPIGKQVIPIPLLDKKGVKVSLGNDSITDHWSPFGTGDMLQKANRLAERFGWSDERSLGKALRFITGGKETLNKEGKRVWPNVGDEASFVLTNATCAAEAVARQTEKRLVVYKGNIVVGSLNEVELNNLV; this is encoded by the coding sequence ATGACAGTATATTGGTTGACTAACGTAATGCTTGAATCAGGATATACATATGAAGAAGAGAGAATTTCACAAACAGAAACAGAATTATGCAGTTTACTTATTGAAGATGGTCGAATTAAAAAAATTATAAAAGGGATTGTTCAAGAGGAAGATATAGTAACTTTTGATGCTAAGAACTTATTAATGTTGCCAGCTTTCAAAGAGATGCACATTCACATTGATAAAACATATTATAGTGGCCCATGGAAAGCTTGTATGCCAGCAGAAAGTATTTTTACACGTTTTAATGAAGAAGAAAAAATTTTACCAAAGCAATTAGCGACTGCTCAAAATAGAGCGGAAAATATGCTAGAGTTACTACTGCAAAATGGTGCAACGAATATTAGAACGCATTGTAATGTTGATCCAATTATTGGGCTTGGTAATTTGGAGGCGACGTTAGCGGCATTAGAAACATATAAAAATCGAGTATCTAGTAGAATTGTTGCGTTTCCGCAACATGGATTATTGCGCAGTAATTCTGTGCAACTCGTGAAAGATGCGATGCGTATGGGTGCCAATCTAGTCGGAGGAGTAGATCCAGCTACAGTGGATAATGACATTGAAAAGTCATTACATACAATTATGGATATCGCAGTCGAATTTAATGCGGATGTTGATATTCATTTGCACGATGCGAATAATCTTGGAACGTTTACGATGAAGAGATTGGCAAGTTTAACAGAAGAAGCAGGATGGCAAGGCCGTGTAACGATTAGTCATGCACTTGGACTTGGTGGTGTTACTGATAAAGAGGCTGAAGAAGTGGCAGAAAGACTCGCAAATGTAAATATTGATATTACTTCAACAGTGCCAATTGGTAAACAAGTAATCCCAATTCCGTTATTAGATAAAAAAGGTGTTAAGGTTTCATTAGGCAATGATAGCATTACAGATCATTGGTCACCGTTTGGAACAGGTGATATGCTTCAAAAGGCGAATCGATTAGCAGAGCGTTTTGGGTGGAGTGACGAAAGGTCTTTAGGAAAAGCACTCCGCTTTATTACAGGAGGAAAAGAAACGTTAAATAAGGAAGGGAAGCGAGTATGGCCGAATGTAGGGGATGAAGCGAGCTTTGTTTTGACGAATGCGACATGCGCTGCTGAAGCAGTAGCGCGTCAAACAGAAAAACGTTTAGTCGTGTATAAAGGAAATATTGTTGTTGGAAGTTTAAATGAGGTGGAATTAAATAATCTTGTGTAG
- the gerM gene encoding spore germination protein GerM translates to MPKSTFKWVVGATVSAVLLTGCGFINQEKATEQIDPPKQVTYTEGGKKEVAKKDKQGQMVNRELYLVDKNGYVVPQTLAIPTPKANETVKQTLEYLVKDGPVTNLLPNGFRAVIPANTTMTLDLKKDGTAVIDFSKEMKNYAKEEERQIVESIAWTLTQFTEIKQVQFQINGEKLAKMPVGGTPLGEGVSRANGINFDDEQVADVTNTKPVTLYFMAQNNNKQQYYVPVTRRVAEGKENDYATIIDELVKGPIHQSLLNDFNPGVKLITNPKLQDGNLTLNFNENIFVNPDKNMISNYVLKSLVLSLTEKKGVKNISIEVNGKANLIDEKGGKLIKPVDRPENVNTGSF, encoded by the coding sequence ATGCCTAAATCCACTTTTAAATGGGTTGTTGGTGCTACTGTGAGTGCTGTTTTACTAACAGGGTGTGGCTTTATAAATCAAGAGAAAGCAACTGAACAAATTGATCCGCCAAAACAAGTTACGTATACAGAGGGTGGGAAGAAAGAAGTAGCTAAAAAAGATAAGCAAGGGCAAATGGTAAATAGAGAACTATACCTTGTTGATAAAAATGGTTATGTTGTACCACAAACGTTAGCTATACCTACTCCGAAAGCAAATGAGACTGTGAAGCAAACGTTAGAATACCTTGTGAAAGATGGACCGGTAACGAATTTATTACCGAATGGGTTTCGTGCAGTCATTCCGGCGAATACAACGATGACCTTAGATTTGAAAAAGGACGGAACGGCAGTTATTGATTTCTCTAAAGAAATGAAAAACTATGCGAAAGAAGAAGAGCGTCAAATCGTTGAATCTATAGCTTGGACGTTGACGCAATTTACAGAGATAAAACAAGTGCAGTTCCAAATAAATGGTGAGAAATTGGCAAAGATGCCGGTTGGTGGTACACCGCTTGGTGAAGGAGTGAGCCGTGCAAATGGTATTAACTTCGATGATGAACAAGTAGCAGATGTAACAAATACAAAACCAGTCACACTGTATTTTATGGCGCAAAATAATAATAAACAGCAATACTACGTACCAGTCACACGCCGCGTTGCGGAAGGTAAAGAAAATGACTATGCAACAATTATAGATGAACTTGTAAAAGGTCCGATCCATCAATCGCTCCTGAATGATTTTAATCCAGGCGTTAAGCTTATTACGAATCCGAAATTACAAGACGGAAATCTTACATTAAACTTTAATGAAAATATATTTGTAAACCCAGATAAAAATATGATCTCAAATTACGTATTGAAGTCGTTAGTTTTATCTTTAACAGAAAAGAAAGGTGTGAAAAATATTTCTATTGAAGTGAATGGAAAAGCAAATCTTATAGATGAAAAGGGCGGAAAGTTAATAAAACCTGTAGATCGTCCAGAAAACGTGAATACAGGTAGTTTTTAA
- a CDS encoding type 1 glutamine amidotransferase domain-containing protein gives MLKRILLVSTSAHDMNGHPTGLWLEELAAPYHVLKKAKFDVDIVSIKGGRVPIDRVSIPNGIPREFKHVASLLQNTKPISNVHFSDYDAVLFGGGHGAIVDFPGNPYVANLIENMYNNNRIVAAVCHGVSSLVGVKNKDGLYFVAGKRITGYTNDEERAVHLEKRVPFLLESKLKEEGALFYVAPNFTPHVVVDGHLITGQNPQSSVEIGKAIKRAVNKL, from the coding sequence ATGTTGAAAAGGATACTGTTAGTTTCAACAAGTGCTCATGATATGAATGGACACCCGACTGGTTTGTGGCTTGAAGAGCTCGCAGCTCCTTATCATGTATTAAAAAAGGCTAAGTTTGATGTTGATATTGTGTCAATAAAAGGCGGGAGAGTACCTATAGATAGAGTGTCTATTCCGAATGGTATACCTCGCGAATTCAAGCATGTAGCTTCTTTATTGCAAAATACGAAGCCGATTTCAAATGTTCATTTTTCGGATTATGATGCGGTTTTATTTGGTGGTGGGCACGGGGCGATTGTAGATTTTCCAGGTAATCCATATGTAGCAAATTTGATTGAGAATATGTATAACAATAACCGGATTGTAGCGGCTGTTTGTCACGGAGTAAGCTCTTTAGTCGGTGTGAAAAATAAGGATGGCTTGTATTTTGTAGCGGGTAAGCGTATAACAGGTTATACAAACGATGAAGAAAGAGCTGTACATTTAGAAAAGCGCGTTCCGTTTTTGTTAGAAAGTAAGTTGAAAGAAGAAGGAGCTTTGTTTTATGTAGCCCCCAATTTTACGCCGCATGTAGTAGTAGATGGTCATTTAATTACAGGACAAAATCCACAGTCTAGCGTGGAAATAGGTAAGGCTATAAAAAGGGCTGTAAATAAATTATAG
- a CDS encoding metallophosphoesterase, whose amino-acid sequence MKALIVSDSHSSVKELQQLKEKYEGKVDIMIHCGDSELTPAHEELQGFHVVKGNCDYANFQDEIVTDVDGIRFLVVHGHRHNVKMTLQTLAYHAEEVGAQVACFGHSHVLGAELIEGVLFINPGSILLPRQRVEKTFALLEMDENQMEVRFETLDGQLVEQAVFKRG is encoded by the coding sequence ATGAAAGCTTTAATCGTAAGCGATAGTCATAGCTCTGTGAAGGAATTACAGCAGTTAAAAGAGAAGTATGAAGGGAAAGTAGATATCATGATTCATTGCGGTGATTCAGAGCTAACACCTGCTCATGAAGAGCTGCAAGGTTTCCATGTTGTAAAAGGAAATTGTGATTATGCTAACTTTCAAGATGAAATTGTAACTGATGTAGATGGAATTCGCTTCTTAGTTGTACATGGGCATCGACATAATGTAAAAATGACATTACAAACGCTAGCGTACCATGCTGAAGAAGTGGGAGCGCAAGTTGCATGCTTCGGACATTCTCACGTATTAGGTGCGGAATTAATCGAGGGCGTTTTATTTATTAATCCAGGCAGTATTTTATTACCACGTCAGCGTGTAGAAAAGACATTTGCTTTATTAGAAATGGATGAAAATCAAATGGAAGTTCGTTTTGAAACGTTAGACGGACAACTAGTTGAACAGGCAGTTTTTAAAAGAGGATAA
- a CDS encoding PspC domain-containing protein encodes MSKRLCKSETDKMLFGICGGLGEYFDISSTLIRIIWVIAVLCFGTGFLVYFICLLLMPRSY; translated from the coding sequence ATGTCAAAAAGGTTATGTAAATCCGAAACTGATAAAATGCTATTTGGTATATGTGGTGGTTTAGGAGAATATTTTGATATTAGCTCTACTCTTATTCGTATCATTTGGGTTATTGCTGTTTTATGTTTTGGGACAGGATTTTTAGTTTATTTCATTTGTTTATTACTTATGCCACGTTCGTACTAA
- a CDS encoding XTP/dITP diphosphatase codes for MKQVVVATKNMGKVREFAELFERFDLEVKSLHDFPHIEEVEETGETFEENAILKADSLSRQLNAIVIADDSGLIVDALNGKPGVYSARFAGEPKDDQANIDKVLQELNEIPFDKRKARFYCALAVAFPEGDKKPVIVNGTCEGFILEQRRGENGFGYDPIFYVEEYKKAMAELSSDEKNAISHRGRALRKLEEKIPEWFLGE; via the coding sequence ATGAAACAAGTTGTTGTAGCGACAAAAAATATGGGGAAAGTACGTGAATTTGCTGAGTTATTTGAGCGATTTGATTTAGAAGTGAAATCATTACACGATTTTCCTCATATTGAAGAAGTTGAAGAAACTGGTGAAACATTTGAAGAAAATGCGATCTTAAAAGCGGATAGTTTGAGTAGACAGTTGAATGCAATTGTAATTGCGGATGATTCAGGTCTTATTGTAGATGCGTTAAACGGGAAACCAGGCGTGTATTCAGCTCGTTTTGCTGGAGAGCCAAAAGATGATCAAGCGAATATTGATAAAGTTTTACAAGAATTAAATGAAATACCGTTTGATAAGCGTAAAGCTCGCTTCTACTGTGCATTAGCAGTAGCTTTCCCTGAAGGTGATAAAAAGCCTGTCATTGTAAACGGGACATGTGAAGGATTTATTTTAGAACAACGCCGCGGAGAAAATGGCTTTGGATACGATCCGATCTTTTATGTGGAAGAATACAAAAAAGCAATGGCGGAATTAAGTTCAGATGAAAAAAATGCTATTAGTCACCGCGGACGTGCTCTTCGTAAGCTAGAAGAAAAAATCCCTGAATGGTTTTTAGGAGAATAA